A DNA window from Ornithodoros turicata isolate Travis chromosome 10, ASM3712646v1, whole genome shotgun sequence contains the following coding sequences:
- the LOC135371132 gene encoding 14-3-3 protein epsilon produces MADREDNVYKAKLAEQAERYDEMVDAMKRVASLDLELTVEERNLLSVAYKNVIGARRASWRIISSIEQKEENKGSESRLDMIRQYRIQVEGELREICQDILDVLDKHLIPTASTGESKVFYYKMKGDYHRYLAEFATGNDRKEAAENSLVAYKAASDIAMTELPPTHPIRLGLALNFSVFYYEILNSPDRACRLAKAAFDDAIAELDTLSEESYKDSTLIMQLLRDNLTLWTSDMQHDGEGEQKEQVQDVEDQDVS; encoded by the exons ATGGCCGACAGAGAGGATAACGTTTATAAAGCGAAGTTAGCGGAGCAGGCCGAACGATATGATG AAATGGTGGATGCCATGAAACGAGTGGCATCTCTGGATTTGGAGCTCACAGTCGAAGAACGGAATCTACTATCAGTGGCCTACAAGAATGTGATTGGCGCACGACGAGCCTCCTGGCGCATAATCAGCTCAATTGAGCAAAAGGAGGAAAATAAAGGCTCTGAAAGCAGGCTTGACATGATCCGTCAGTATCGGATACAG GTGGAAGGTGAGCTGCGGGAAATTTGCCAGGACATCTTGGATGTGCTGGATAAACATCTCATTCCCACAGCCTCTACTGGAGAGTCTAAGGTGTTCTACTACAAGAT GAAGGGGGACTACCACCGATACCTAGCCGAGTTTGCCACAGGCAACGACCGCAAGGAAGCGGCGGAGAACAGCCTGGTGGCCTACAAGGCAGCGAGCGACATTGCCATGACCGAGCTGCCTCCAACACACCCCATCCGGCTGGGCCTGGCCCTCAACTTCTCTGTTTTCTACTACGAGATCTTGAACTCGCCTGACCGCGCTTGTCGGTTGGCAAAGGCTGCTTTTGACGATGCCATAGCAGAGCTGGACACGCTGAGTGAAGAGAGCTACAAGGATTCCACCCTCATTATGCAACTGCTCAGGGACAACCTGACGTTGTGGACATCAGACATGCAGCACGATG GTGAAggggaacagaaagaacaggtTCAAGATGTAGAGGACCAGGACGTTTCCTAA